The Rickettsiales bacterium genome has a segment encoding these proteins:
- a CDS encoding methyl-accepting chemotaxis protein: MSYVSIATIITDIQDRVEKFAKTSEKISGQINLLALNATIEAARAGDSGRGFAVVAAEVKNLAKQAAQNSKELRIDVIKEIQTQTGILQKQFDDKEYGRLSEMSQTLVQLIVRNLYERTADVRWWATDDALFRCLESMEQAAVTYAISRLELINRFYSVYLNLVLVDPSGKVIACSQPSRFQRIMGADLSTVSWFRKGLSTTSGDQYVVDDIYFDPLHENKMVAVYATAVRSGGRVDGKPVGVLGVYFDWDEQSKIIVRDEPSLSKEEWEYSRVMLLDQNMRVIASSDGTGLLTSFMLEHKGEKKGYYFNKNDELIAFAKTLGYQEYDGLGWYAVIVQKIRR, translated from the coding sequence AGTTATGTCAGTATAGCCACGATTATCACGGACATTCAGGACAGGGTTGAGAAGTTTGCGAAAACCAGTGAAAAAATCTCCGGCCAGATTAACCTGCTTGCTTTGAATGCGACCATCGAAGCGGCAAGGGCCGGAGATTCTGGGAGAGGGTTTGCGGTAGTTGCTGCTGAAGTGAAGAATTTAGCTAAGCAGGCCGCGCAGAATTCCAAAGAGCTGAGAATTGACGTCATCAAAGAGATCCAGACGCAGACCGGGATACTGCAGAAGCAATTTGACGATAAGGAATACGGCCGGCTCTCCGAAATGTCCCAAACTTTGGTGCAGCTCATTGTGCGTAACCTGTATGAGCGTACTGCCGATGTCAGATGGTGGGCCACAGACGATGCGTTGTTTCGCTGCCTTGAATCAATGGAGCAGGCCGCCGTCACCTACGCCATCAGTAGGCTGGAACTGATTAACCGCTTTTATTCTGTATACCTGAATCTTGTGCTGGTGGACCCCAGCGGCAAGGTTATCGCATGTTCGCAGCCGTCACGTTTCCAGCGAATCATGGGAGCGGATCTCTCCACAGTGTCGTGGTTCAGGAAAGGTTTAAGTACAACAAGCGGCGACCAGTATGTGGTGGACGATATTTATTTTGATCCGCTGCATGAGAATAAAATGGTGGCGGTTTATGCCACTGCGGTGCGTTCCGGGGGCAGGGTGGACGGTAAGCCGGTAGGCGTGCTTGGAGTATATTTTGATTGGGACGAGCAGTCCAAGATCATCGTGCGGGATGAGCCCAGCCTCAGCAAAGAGGAATGGGAATACAGCCGCGTCATGCTGCTGGACCAGAATATGCGGGTTATCGCTTCGTCGGATGGAACCGGACTGCTTACTTCTTTCATGCTTGAGCACAAAGGCGAGAAGAAAGGCTATTACTTCAATAAAAATGATGAATTGATCGCGTTCGCCAAGACGCTTGGCTATCAGGAATATGATGGCCTGGGATGGTATGCGGTCATTGTGCAGAAAATAAGGCGGTAG